The Candidatus Krumholzibacteriia bacterium genome window below encodes:
- a CDS encoding XRE family transcriptional regulator, with protein sequence MIDNQALGARLKACRQDKGLTLKAMEARASVSATHISEIERGKTSPTIGALQKIAVALERDLAYFLETEPLEEVAHQRPYERTWHVQENGSGRWAGLTPRIPGSRLSAFRIELGADAPASPTKGGDSDDVYLVERGSVCFEVEDEEHELGPGDSIHLRGGTTYRFVNCGSDDAALFQFSAYRRTEPGGQTNGWLNGQTNGDRPH encoded by the coding sequence ATGATCGACAATCAAGCTCTCGGTGCGCGTCTGAAGGCCTGTCGCCAGGACAAGGGACTCACCCTGAAGGCCATGGAGGCACGCGCGAGCGTGTCGGCCACGCACATCTCCGAGATCGAACGGGGAAAGACCTCGCCGACGATCGGTGCGCTGCAGAAGATCGCGGTCGCACTCGAGCGCGACCTCGCGTACTTCCTCGAGACCGAGCCGTTGGAGGAGGTCGCCCACCAGCGTCCCTACGAGCGCACCTGGCACGTCCAGGAGAACGGTTCGGGACGTTGGGCGGGTCTGACCCCGCGGATCCCGGGATCGCGCCTGAGCGCCTTCCGGATCGAACTCGGTGCCGACGCACCGGCCAGCCCCACCAAGGGCGGGGACAGTGACGACGTCTACCTCGTCGAGCGTGGCTCGGTGTGCTTCGAGGTCGAGGACGAGGAACACGAACTCGGCCCCGGGGACAGCATCCACTTGCGCGGCGGCACGACGTACCGCTTCGTGAACTGTGGCAGCGACGACGCCGCGCTGTTCCAGTTCTCCGCCTACCGGCGTACCGAGCCCGGCGGGCAGACGAACGGTTGGCTGAACGGCCAGACGAACGGAGATCGCCCCCATTAG
- a CDS encoding XRE family transcriptional regulator, giving the protein MTISAEVGLRIKQYRQKLNLTLKEIESRVDVSATHVSEIERGKTSPTIGALAKIAQAFDVDPALFLARDDLSNVQVTRQRERVRIRYEHTHMEARPLTAPVRDQQLSAAYVVWDPGRVESEVQVRSHAGEEFIYVLEGAVEVTVRERTVLLREGDSLHYKANLPHRIVNRFAEPCRAVLVLTPVFGF; this is encoded by the coding sequence ATGACCATCAGCGCAGAGGTCGGTCTACGCATCAAGCAGTACCGACAGAAACTGAATCTCACTTTGAAGGAAATCGAATCGCGTGTCGACGTGAGTGCCACGCACGTGTCCGAGATCGAGCGTGGCAAGACCTCGCCGACGATCGGAGCGCTCGCGAAGATCGCCCAGGCCTTCGACGTGGATCCAGCTCTCTTCCTGGCCAGGGACGATCTGTCGAACGTGCAGGTCACCCGCCAGCGCGAGCGTGTGCGGATCCGCTACGAGCACACGCACATGGAGGCCCGGCCCCTGACCGCACCCGTGCGCGACCAGCAGTTGAGCGCCGCGTACGTCGTGTGGGATCCCGGGCGCGTCGAGTCCGAAGTGCAGGTCCGCAGCCACGCGGGCGAGGAATTCATCTACGTGCTCGAGGGCGCGGTCGAGGTCACGGTCCGCGAGCGGACCGTCCTGCTGCGCGAGGGCGACAGCCTGCACTACAAGGCCAACCTGCCCCATCGCATCGTCAATCGATTCGCCGAACCGTGTCGGGCGGTCCTCGTCCTGACCCCCGTGTTCGGATTCTAG
- a CDS encoding glycosyltransferase N-terminal domain-containing protein: MERERERPSLPVIAWLAYNALVVPVFIGAMHLGRFFDDKIREGMDGRRRLWNRLDVLGERLQGCVWVHASSAGEYEQARPVIRALRERFDVPVLLTVFSPSGHAHATQHPEADAVEYLPLDSMPAAERMLGRLRPRALVFVRYDCWPNLVWSAVRRGVPTVLLGGSLHARSQRLNSVARPFFESVYRQFDAIGAVDTSHAARFRSALGVADERVSVTGDTRIDQVKRRFDDAADAPVARALQDTGWRYVVVGSSWPADEKVWVNPVLDGLRARSEWGLVVAPHEPTPEHLEALERRIADAGLDSTRLSELVELRSGEARGTEVDRDRWRVILVDGVGLLASIYRAGSIAYVGGGFTTGVHNVMEPAVCGLPVLFGPRHTNAVEAGLLIERGGGRAVEDIAAFRRELAGLFDDDEHRQRAGTQAARLVEDQAGATERSVELLAPYLSR; the protein is encoded by the coding sequence ATGGAGCGCGAACGCGAGCGACCGTCGCTTCCGGTGATCGCCTGGCTGGCCTACAACGCACTGGTCGTGCCCGTGTTCATCGGCGCGATGCACCTGGGCCGGTTCTTCGACGACAAGATCCGCGAGGGCATGGACGGCCGCCGCCGTCTGTGGAATCGCCTCGACGTGCTGGGCGAACGTCTGCAGGGCTGCGTGTGGGTCCACGCCTCGAGCGCCGGCGAGTACGAGCAGGCGCGGCCGGTGATCCGCGCGCTGCGCGAACGCTTCGACGTGCCCGTGCTGCTCACGGTGTTCAGCCCGTCGGGCCACGCCCACGCCACGCAACACCCCGAGGCCGACGCCGTGGAGTACCTGCCGCTGGACTCCATGCCCGCCGCCGAACGCATGCTCGGCCGCCTGCGTCCACGCGCGCTCGTGTTCGTGCGCTACGACTGCTGGCCCAACCTGGTGTGGTCGGCCGTTCGCCGTGGCGTGCCCACCGTGTTGCTCGGCGGGTCGTTGCACGCGCGCAGCCAGCGTTTGAACTCGGTCGCACGGCCCTTCTTCGAGTCGGTGTACCGGCAGTTCGACGCGATCGGCGCCGTCGACACCAGCCACGCCGCGCGCTTCCGCAGCGCACTGGGCGTCGCCGACGAACGTGTGAGCGTCACCGGCGACACGCGCATCGACCAGGTGAAGCGCCGCTTCGACGACGCGGCCGACGCTCCCGTGGCCCGCGCGCTGCAGGACACCGGATGGCGCTACGTGGTGGTCGGCAGTTCGTGGCCCGCCGACGAAAAGGTGTGGGTGAATCCCGTGCTCGACGGTCTGCGGGCGCGATCGGAGTGGGGACTGGTCGTCGCCCCGCACGAGCCCACGCCCGAACACCTCGAGGCCCTCGAGCGTCGCATCGCCGACGCGGGCCTGGACTCCACGCGCCTGAGCGAGCTGGTCGAACTGCGCAGCGGCGAAGCGCGCGGCACCGAGGTCGACCGCGATCGCTGGCGCGTGATCCTGGTCGACGGGGTGGGTCTGCTGGCGTCGATCTACCGCGCGGGATCGATCGCCTATGTCGGTGGCGGGTTCACCACCGGCGTGCACAACGTCATGGAACCCGCGGTGTGCGGCCTACCCGTGCTGTTCGGCCCGCGCCACACCAACGCCGTCGAGGCCGGGCTGTTGATCGAACGCGGCGGCGGTCGTGCCGTCGAGGACATCGCCGCCTTCCGCCGCGAGCTGGCCGGTCTGTTCGACGACGACGAGCACCGCCAGCGCGCCGGGACCCAGGCCGCGCGTCTGGTCGAGGACCAGGCGGGAGCGACCGAGCGCAGCGTCGAGCTGCTCGCACCCTATTTGTCGCGGTAG
- the uvrA gene encoding excinuclease ABC subunit UvrA, producing the protein MTTSPDGATRTSGQAITIRGARQHNLCGVDLDVPKGRFTVVSGVSGSGKSSLAFDTLYAEGQRAYVESLSTYARQFLERLERPDVDAILGIQPAIAIRQRNSIKSSRSTVGTATEVYDYMRLLFSRVGVVRDLETGERVEPDTPDRVVDRAFSTFDEGTRLLVVFPTAPTETLPFGDLAERLVAQGYLRAWHDGEVRSLEEPWDSPPKAGDRIEVIADRIRLREDARLRLAEAVEAALQAGEGDAAVVALDRDERFDLSDRYQCASTGAVYEKPTPQLFSFNSPQGACDACNGFGERLEFDERRIVPDLDKTIAAGAIKPWSSDAWREEMRRLVAFCKRKRIPVDTPFRKLTDRQKKAVLEAQERDYVGILPWLTDLREHPKKEAHRFFVRRYLGRSTCRSCGGARLRREARAVRVGPEPGRSISELGGMNLVALHEYLSDLELTEHEQRMAGDVLEELRVRVRFLVEIGLGYLALDRASRTLSGGEMQRIHLSNALGGRLVETLYVLDEPSIGLHPRDTERLLRSLRELADLGNTVVVVEHDRDIVAAADHLVDLGPGAGARGGELLHAGPPPRSGDSFAEASLTCQYLVGERDVPLVSGRRTPGRRRLTLLRVRKHNLRELDVHFPLGLFLCVTGVSGSGKSTLVNELLYPALNGDISGGRGRLFGYDALHGAENVTETMMVDQSPIGRSARSNPATYMQVMGEIRALLAATQDAAKRGWTASRFSFNVPGGRCPTCQGMGEVTVEMHFMADLTVQCEDCHGRRFEPTTLEVRYRGRNVAEILDLSVDEAIQFFADSPTIGSKLWLLQRVGLGYLKLGQPASTLSGGESQRIKVARELMGGRKGHRLYLLDEPTTGLHAEDIRKLLKVLADLVEEGHTVLVIEHNLDVIKNADWVIDLGPGGGPEGGTIMAEGTPEEVAAVDASVTGQYLRDVLPRSGTRSRSRSEGMRS; encoded by the coding sequence ATGACGACGTCGCCGGACGGAGCAACGCGGACGAGCGGGCAGGCTATCACCATCCGTGGGGCCCGCCAACACAACCTGTGCGGTGTGGACCTCGACGTGCCCAAGGGCCGCTTCACGGTGGTCAGCGGCGTGTCGGGATCGGGCAAGTCATCGCTCGCCTTCGACACGCTCTACGCCGAGGGCCAGCGCGCCTATGTCGAGAGCCTGTCCACGTACGCGCGGCAGTTCCTCGAGCGGCTCGAACGTCCCGACGTCGACGCCATTCTCGGGATCCAGCCCGCGATCGCCATTCGGCAGCGCAACTCGATCAAGAGCAGTCGAAGTACCGTGGGCACGGCGACCGAGGTCTACGACTACATGCGGCTGTTGTTCTCGCGGGTGGGGGTGGTGCGCGATCTCGAGACCGGCGAGCGCGTGGAACCCGACACACCCGACCGCGTGGTCGATCGCGCCTTCTCCACCTTCGACGAGGGCACGCGTCTGCTCGTGGTGTTCCCGACCGCGCCGACCGAGACGCTTCCCTTCGGGGATCTGGCCGAACGGCTGGTCGCCCAGGGCTACCTGCGCGCCTGGCACGACGGCGAGGTGCGTTCGCTCGAGGAGCCGTGGGACTCTCCGCCGAAGGCGGGCGATCGCATCGAGGTGATCGCCGATCGGATCCGCCTGCGCGAAGACGCGCGTCTGCGTCTGGCCGAGGCGGTGGAGGCCGCGCTGCAGGCGGGCGAGGGTGATGCCGCCGTGGTGGCACTGGACCGCGACGAGCGCTTCGATCTGTCCGATCGTTACCAGTGCGCGTCGACCGGTGCCGTGTACGAGAAGCCCACGCCGCAATTGTTCAGTTTCAACAGTCCGCAGGGTGCCTGTGACGCCTGCAACGGATTCGGCGAGCGACTGGAGTTCGACGAGCGCCGGATCGTTCCCGACCTCGACAAGACCATCGCCGCCGGCGCGATCAAGCCGTGGTCGAGCGACGCGTGGCGCGAAGAGATGAGACGACTGGTCGCCTTCTGCAAGCGCAAACGCATTCCGGTCGACACGCCCTTCCGCAAGCTGACCGACCGGCAGAAGAAGGCCGTGCTCGAGGCCCAGGAACGAGATTACGTCGGTATCCTTCCGTGGCTGACCGACCTGCGCGAACACCCGAAGAAGGAAGCGCACCGATTCTTCGTGCGGCGCTACCTGGGACGTTCGACGTGTCGTTCCTGCGGTGGCGCGCGTCTGCGTCGCGAGGCCCGCGCCGTGCGCGTGGGTCCCGAACCCGGCCGGTCGATCTCCGAACTCGGTGGCATGAATCTCGTGGCCCTGCACGAGTACCTCAGCGATCTCGAACTGACGGAACACGAACAGCGAATGGCCGGCGACGTGCTCGAGGAGCTGCGCGTACGCGTGCGCTTCCTCGTGGAGATCGGCCTCGGATACCTCGCGCTCGACCGCGCCAGCCGCACGCTGAGCGGCGGCGAGATGCAGCGGATCCACCTGAGCAACGCGCTCGGGGGGCGACTGGTCGAGACGCTGTACGTCCTCGACGAACCGAGCATCGGCCTGCATCCGCGGGACACCGAACGTCTGCTGCGCAGCCTACGTGAGCTGGCCGATCTGGGGAACACGGTGGTGGTGGTGGAGCACGACCGCGACATCGTTGCGGCGGCGGACCATCTCGTGGACCTGGGTCCCGGTGCGGGAGCGCGAGGCGGAGAACTGCTCCACGCCGGACCGCCTCCGCGTTCCGGGGACTCGTTCGCCGAGGCATCGCTCACGTGCCAGTACCTCGTCGGCGAGCGCGACGTCCCGTTGGTCTCCGGCCGACGTACGCCGGGGCGCCGTCGCCTTACGCTGCTGCGGGTGCGCAAACACAATCTTCGGGAACTCGACGTGCACTTCCCGCTCGGTCTGTTCCTGTGCGTGACCGGCGTGAGCGGTTCGGGCAAGAGCACGCTCGTGAACGAACTGCTGTATCCCGCGCTGAACGGCGACATCAGCGGCGGGCGGGGACGCCTGTTCGGCTACGACGCCCTGCACGGCGCGGAGAACGTGACCGAGACCATGATGGTCGACCAGAGCCCCATCGGGCGCAGCGCGCGCAGCAATCCGGCCACCTACATGCAGGTCATGGGCGAGATCCGCGCACTGCTCGCCGCGACCCAGGACGCGGCCAAGCGCGGGTGGACGGCCAGCCGCTTCAGCTTCAACGTCCCCGGTGGGCGTTGTCCGACGTGTCAGGGCATGGGCGAGGTCACCGTCGAGATGCACTTCATGGCCGACCTCACCGTGCAGTGCGAGGACTGTCACGGCCGCCGCTTCGAGCCGACCACTCTCGAGGTGCGTTACCGCGGACGCAACGTGGCCGAGATCCTCGACCTGAGCGTGGACGAGGCGATCCAGTTCTTCGCCGACAGTCCGACGATCGGCAGCAAGCTGTGGTTGTTGCAGCGGGTGGGGCTGGGCTACCTGAAGCTCGGGCAACCGGCCTCGACGCTGAGTGGCGGCGAGAGCCAGCGGATCAAGGTGGCGCGCGAGCTCATGGGCGGGCGCAAGGGCCACCGCCTGTACCTGCTCGACGAGCCGACCACCGGCCTGCACGCCGAGGACATCCGCAAGCTGCTGAAGGTGCTCGCAGACCTGGTCGAGGAAGGCCACACCGTGCTCGTGATCGAGCACAACCTCGACGTGATCAAGAACGCCGACTGGGTCATCGATCTGGGCCCTGGCGGCGGTCCCGAGGGCGGGACGATCATGGCCGAGGGCACGCCGGAGGAGGTGGCCGCCGTCGACGCGTCGGTCACCGGACAGTACCTGCGCGACGTGCTGCCGCGCTCGGGCACTCGCTCGCGGTCGCGCTCGGAGGGGATGCGCTCGTGA
- the mazG gene encoding nucleoside triphosphate pyrophosphohydrolase, with the protein MDFPHLDRLLDVLRHLRGPEGCTWDQSQDLASAARFLSDEVFEYLDAARRGDPEAATAELADLLYMVAYNGLILSETTGVEFDELARRGADKLVRRKPHVFEEDPEARERWAGLSHEEIWRRTKATEDGDDDAPPPTLLKDLHPSVSPLRQAHRHGSDAARGGFDWDSPNPVIAKLHEELDELAEARRADDADAIEDEMGDLLFAAVQLARKLDVDPDAALQRTNAKFARRFRAIEARHGHDPERLRALGITGLWRAWARAKAAERADEPLAPPREDDQRDDDEGSSGQPSSSRSPS; encoded by the coding sequence ATGGACTTCCCGCACCTCGATCGGCTGCTCGACGTGCTTCGCCACCTGCGTGGGCCCGAGGGCTGCACCTGGGACCAGTCGCAGGACCTGGCCTCGGCCGCGCGCTTCCTGAGCGACGAGGTCTTCGAGTACCTCGACGCCGCGCGCCGTGGCGACCCCGAGGCCGCGACCGCCGAACTGGCCGACCTGCTGTACATGGTCGCCTACAACGGGTTGATCCTCAGCGAGACCACCGGCGTCGAGTTCGACGAACTCGCGCGTCGAGGTGCCGACAAGCTGGTCCGCCGCAAGCCACACGTCTTCGAAGAGGACCCCGAGGCTCGTGAGCGCTGGGCCGGTCTGTCGCACGAGGAGATCTGGCGGAGGACGAAGGCCACCGAAGACGGCGACGACGACGCCCCGCCCCCGACGCTGCTCAAGGACCTGCACCCGTCCGTCTCGCCCCTGCGCCAGGCCCACCGGCACGGCAGCGATGCCGCGCGCGGAGGCTTCGACTGGGACAGTCCGAATCCGGTGATCGCCAAACTGCACGAGGAACTCGACGAGCTGGCCGAGGCCCGCCGCGCCGACGACGCCGATGCCATCGAGGACGAGATGGGCGACCTGCTCTTCGCCGCCGTGCAGCTCGCACGCAAGCTCGACGTGGATCCCGACGCCGCCCTGCAACGCACGAACGCCAAGTTCGCGCGCCGTTTCCGCGCGATCGAAGCTCGGCACGGGCACGACCCGGAGCGACTGCGCGCGCTGGGGATCACCGGCCTGTGGCGCGCCTGGGCCCGGGCGAAGGCAGCCGAGCGCGCTGACGAACCGCTCGCCCCACCCCGCGAGGACGATCAGCGCGACGACGACGAGGGCTCGTCCGGACAGCCGTCCTCGTCGCGATCCCCGTCGTAG
- the queC gene encoding 7-cyano-7-deazaguanine synthase QueC, with translation MSAEVNAVVCLSGGLDSCVTLYEALAREGAVAALHFTYGQRTSAREREAFDAICDHAGVRERLAVEQPALRAIGGSALTDTSLEVPTTDPRAAMPTTDAAVPTTESDAATPPTDPGDAIPITYVPFRNGQILSVACAWAEALGATAVYVGAVEEDSSGYPDCRQEFFEAFARAVDAGTRPDTRIRIETPVLHRDKAGIVRRGTELDAPLHLTWSCYTESDVACGTCESCRLRLRGFERAGVFDPIPYRDK, from the coding sequence ATGAGCGCCGAGGTGAACGCCGTGGTGTGCCTGAGCGGTGGACTCGACTCCTGCGTCACGCTGTACGAAGCGCTCGCGCGCGAAGGTGCAGTCGCGGCGCTGCACTTCACCTACGGACAGCGCACCTCGGCGCGGGAACGCGAGGCCTTCGACGCGATCTGCGATCACGCCGGCGTGCGCGAACGACTGGCGGTGGAACAGCCCGCGCTGCGCGCGATCGGCGGTTCGGCGCTCACGGACACGTCGCTCGAGGTGCCGACCACGGACCCGCGCGCAGCGATGCCCACCACGGACGCAGCGGTCCCGACCACCGAGTCCGACGCTGCGACCCCACCCACCGACCCGGGCGATGCCATCCCCATCACGTACGTCCCCTTCCGCAACGGGCAGATCCTGTCGGTGGCCTGCGCGTGGGCCGAGGCGCTCGGCGCCACCGCGGTGTACGTGGGCGCGGTCGAGGAGGACAGCTCTGGCTACCCCGACTGCCGGCAGGAGTTCTTCGAGGCCTTCGCGCGCGCCGTCGACGCGGGCACGCGGCCCGACACGCGCATCCGCATCGAGACGCCGGTCCTGCACCGCGACAAGGCGGGCATCGTGCGCCGCGGAACCGAACTCGACGCGCCGCTGCACCTGACGTGGTCGTGCTACACCGAGAGCGACGTCGCCTGCGGCACGTGCGAGAGCTGCCGCCTGCGTCTGCGCGGCTTCGAACGGGCGGGCGTGTTCGATCCGATTCCCTACCGCGACAAATAG
- a CDS encoding hemolysin family protein, translating into MFEALLLVALLLLSGFFSGSETALFALSDVELDDLAGRGRREKQAAALARRPERTFVTILLANMVVNTVVSVLVTSVALHAVGAAGLAVAIPVATVLLLLFGEIVPKTLGLRRRRFLAVNAAPVLTALGFVLGPVQKALEALASLASRGTSGPEPLSRDELGTLVDVAREEGDLTRFEGRVLRRILRFTGVPIGRCMTPRVEMVTVAESVTLDRALEVFHESGRSRLPVVREGHDDVVGVLLLKDLLTLEQDPSGLAVGDLMREAVFEPETLPAAVLFRRFQHGRFHLAVVVGEHGGVEGIVTLEDLLEELIGDIRDESDELGGELEPLGDGRWRGDATLEIEDVVETLGMERDPDHEDHDWVTLSGLLQHELGRVPRKGDTITWGGWSVQVLSASPNRARLVLLSPAPSGEVRS; encoded by the coding sequence GTGTTCGAAGCCCTGCTGCTCGTCGCCTTGCTGCTCCTGTCGGGATTCTTCAGCGGCAGCGAGACGGCCCTGTTCGCCCTGAGCGACGTCGAACTCGACGATCTCGCCGGTCGTGGACGCCGCGAGAAGCAGGCCGCCGCTCTGGCGCGTCGTCCCGAGCGGACCTTCGTCACCATCCTGCTCGCCAACATGGTCGTGAACACGGTGGTGTCGGTGCTCGTGACGTCGGTCGCGCTCCATGCGGTGGGAGCGGCGGGCCTGGCAGTGGCGATCCCCGTGGCCACCGTCCTGCTGCTGCTCTTCGGCGAGATCGTCCCGAAGACCCTGGGACTGCGCCGCCGCCGGTTCCTGGCCGTGAACGCGGCGCCGGTGCTCACGGCCCTGGGCTTCGTGCTCGGTCCGGTGCAGAAGGCTCTGGAGGCCCTGGCGTCACTGGCCTCCCGCGGCACCAGCGGTCCGGAGCCGCTGTCGCGCGACGAGCTCGGCACGCTGGTCGACGTCGCGCGTGAAGAAGGCGACCTGACGCGCTTCGAGGGCCGCGTGCTGCGGCGCATCCTGCGCTTCACCGGCGTGCCGATCGGCCGCTGCATGACGCCGCGGGTGGAGATGGTCACCGTGGCGGAGTCGGTCACGCTCGACCGCGCGCTCGAGGTCTTCCACGAGTCCGGACGCAGCCGTCTGCCGGTGGTCCGCGAGGGACACGACGACGTGGTCGGCGTGCTGCTCCTGAAGGATCTGCTCACCCTCGAGCAGGATCCGTCCGGACTCGCCGTCGGCGATCTCATGCGCGAGGCGGTGTTCGAGCCCGAGACCCTGCCCGCCGCCGTGCTCTTCCGGCGCTTCCAGCACGGACGCTTCCACCTGGCCGTGGTGGTGGGCGAGCACGGGGGCGTGGAGGGGATCGTCACGCTCGAGGACCTGCTCGAGGAGCTGATCGGCGACATCCGCGACGAGAGCGACGAACTGGGCGGCGAACTCGAACCGCTCGGCGACGGCCGCTGGCGCGGCGACGCCACGCTCGAGATCGAGGACGTGGTCGAGACCCTGGGCATGGAGCGCGATCCCGACCACGAGGACCACGACTGGGTCACCCTGTCGGGGCTCCTGCAGCACGAACTCGGCCGCGTGCCACGCAAGGGCGACACGATCACCTGGGGCGGTTGGTCGGTGCAGGTGCTGTCGGCCTCGCCCAACCGCGCCCGGCTGGTGCTGCTGAGCCCGGCCCCGAGCGGGGAGGTGCGGTCGTGA
- a CDS encoding CNNM domain-containing protein, whose protein sequence is MNVVIGLALVGLSILLNAFFAGVETGFTSARRVRLVHWAQIGRRGATRAAAMARDRESAVVAAVVGNNVAIVAGTSVATVVAVTLFGDAGETVAAVAMAALNIVFGEILPKTAYRARPELLLVWSAPLFHAFDVVLSPLRVAAVAAARVVLWLLRVRTADEESVLTRDSLLRSFAMSREHQHLGAEEDRLLQTFVRNSHRRIADVVTPTARVSHVGPGATVRDVMARVRETGHSRLPVLGEGGEVLGLLLFRDLQGLDPGDSATSEMRDAVRLSESMGLDEGIGALTERQASLAAVVAEDGSPRGIVTLEDLLEPLVGDILDEHDRPAGVPKL, encoded by the coding sequence GTGAACGTCGTGATCGGTCTGGCGCTGGTCGGGCTGAGCATCCTGCTCAACGCCTTCTTCGCAGGGGTGGAGACGGGCTTCACCAGCGCGCGGCGCGTGCGCCTGGTGCACTGGGCGCAGATCGGCCGCCGGGGCGCGACGCGGGCGGCGGCCATGGCGCGCGATCGCGAGAGCGCGGTGGTGGCGGCCGTGGTCGGAAACAACGTGGCGATCGTCGCCGGCACGTCGGTGGCGACGGTGGTGGCGGTGACGCTGTTCGGCGACGCCGGCGAGACGGTCGCCGCGGTGGCCATGGCGGCGCTGAACATCGTCTTCGGCGAGATCCTGCCCAAGACGGCCTACCGCGCGCGGCCCGAGCTCCTGCTCGTGTGGTCGGCGCCGCTCTTCCACGCCTTCGACGTCGTGCTCTCGCCCCTGCGGGTGGCCGCGGTGGCGGCCGCGCGCGTGGTGCTGTGGCTGCTGCGCGTGCGCACGGCCGACGAGGAGTCGGTGCTCACGCGCGACAGCCTGCTGCGGTCGTTCGCGATGAGCCGCGAGCACCAGCACCTTGGCGCCGAGGAGGACCGCCTGCTGCAGACCTTCGTCCGCAACTCCCACCGCCGGATCGCCGACGTGGTCACGCCCACCGCGCGGGTCTCGCACGTCGGACCCGGCGCCACCGTCCGCGACGTCATGGCGCGGGTCCGCGAGACCGGTCACTCCCGTCTACCCGTGCTGGGAGAGGGTGGAGAGGTCCTCGGACTGCTCCTATTCCGTGATCTGCAGGGACTGGATCCCGGAGACTCTGCGACCTCCGAGATGCGGGACGCCGTGCGCCTGTCCGAATCCATGGGACTGGACGAGGGAATCGGCGCGCTGACCGAACGCCAAGCCAGTCTGGCCGCCGTGGTGGCCGAAGACGGCTCTCCGCGGGGAATCGTCACGCTCGAGGATCTGCTCGAGCCCCTGGTCGGAGACATTCTCGACGAGCACGACCGTCCCGCTGGCGTTCCGAAACTGTGA
- a CDS encoding glycosyltransferase family 9 protein, translating to MHAAAPHSVHRTLVIRFGALGDLVLATALLPGLRRQRPSTHVTWVTKEIWAPLLAHDPRIDALVTLGPGESLRSLPSRLDDHGFERVIDAHSNLRSRLLTAQLPPAPTVRLHKDTFARWLLVAGGPQLASLDRRLVDRFRALVPASRPTDRPRIVVGTRPRARASVAMEDDGPWLAVAPGAKHPAKRWPAERFASVARAHADRHGARVLVLGGPDDRAEMRVVESAVPGALVWPADGPLDEVAAALERCDLLLANDSGLVHLAEAVGTPVVAVFGPTVRAWGYFPLDPRSRVVEKDVACRPCSKAGERPCRQPETWCLTRSTVDEVTSVVEDAWSANASDRRFR from the coding sequence GTGCACGCCGCTGCCCCCCATTCAGTGCACCGCACGCTGGTGATCCGCTTCGGTGCACTCGGCGACCTCGTCCTCGCCACCGCCCTGCTGCCCGGCCTGCGCCGGCAGCGGCCGTCGACGCACGTCACCTGGGTCACCAAGGAGATCTGGGCGCCCCTGCTGGCCCACGACCCGCGGATCGACGCACTGGTCACCCTCGGACCGGGCGAATCGCTGCGCTCACTGCCGAGTCGACTGGACGACCACGGCTTCGAGCGCGTGATCGACGCGCACTCCAACCTCCGCAGCCGTCTGCTCACCGCGCAACTGCCGCCCGCGCCGACCGTACGTCTGCACAAGGACACCTTCGCACGCTGGCTGCTCGTGGCCGGCGGACCGCAGTTGGCCTCGCTCGACCGGCGGCTGGTGGATCGCTTCCGCGCGCTGGTGCCCGCGAGCCGCCCCACCGACCGCCCGCGGATCGTGGTGGGAACGCGACCACGTGCGCGTGCGTCGGTAGCCATGGAGGACGACGGACCCTGGCTGGCCGTCGCGCCCGGGGCCAAGCACCCGGCCAAACGCTGGCCGGCCGAACGCTTCGCCTCGGTGGCGCGCGCCCACGCCGACCGTCACGGCGCCCGCGTGCTGGTCCTGGGCGGACCCGACGACCGGGCCGAGATGCGCGTGGTCGAGAGTGCGGTACCCGGCGCGCTCGTGTGGCCCGCCGACGGTCCGCTCGACGAGGTGGCCGCCGCGCTCGAGCGCTGCGACCTGCTGCTGGCCAACGACAGCGGCCTGGTGCACCTGGCCGAGGCCGTGGGCACGCCGGTGGTCGCGGTCTTCGGGCCGACGGTGCGCGCCTGGGGCTACTTCCCGCTCGATCCGCGCAGCCGTGTGGTCGAGAAGGACGTGGCGTGTCGTCCCTGTTCGAAGGCGGGCGAACGGCCGTGCCGTCAGCCCGAGACCTGGTGTCTGACCCGGTCCACCGTGGACGAGGTCACGAGCGTGGTGGAGGACGCATGGAGCGCGAACGCGAGCGACCGTCGCTTCCGGTGA